The region CGCACCCGCACCGCGACATGGAGATTATCACCTATGTGCGCGAAGGCGCCATCACCCATGAGGACAGCCTGGGCAACAAGGGCCGCACCGAGGCCGGCGACGTGCAGGTGATGTCGGCTGGAACCGGGGTGCGCCATTCGGAGTACAATCGCGAGGACGTCACCACCAAGATCTTCCAGATCTGGATCATCCCGACCCGTTCTGGCGAAGAGCCTTCCTGGGGGGCCAAGCCGTTCCCCAAGGCCGACCGCAGCGGGGGCTTCGTGGCCCTGGCTTCGGGTCGCAAGGACGACGTTGACGCCCTGCCGATCCGGGCCGACGCGCGGGTCATGGGCGCGACTCTCAAGGCAGGCGAGACGGCTGAGTACGTCCTCGGCGCCGACCGCAAGGGCTATCTGGTTCCGGCCGTGGGGGTTGTCGAAGTCGAAGGGGTGCGGGTCAACGCCCGCGACGGCCTGGCCATCTCCGACCTGGAGTCGGTGAAGGTCACGGCCATCGAGGACAGCGAAATCGTCCTCGTGGACTCCATCTAAAAGGTTGGGCGGGGCGCGCAGGCGTCCCGCCCGTCTCAATTCATTCGCACAGGTCGAAGCAACGCGCGCCGACCTGTGGCGACAATACTTCACCGGGCCAAAGACCGTGCGTGCGTTGCTGACAGGCGTCGAATCATCCGCAGAATCAGCACACCCTGAAATCTTTCCAGATTCGGAAGGCTCACCGGTGACCCAGGCGACCTACATGTCCTTCGTGCCCAAGGCCAAGTGCGCCAAGCTGCGCGAGGTTCTGGAAGCCGAGAAGGACACTTTCCAGTGGCGTGAACGGCGCACCTTCAAGGGCAGCGAGTTCTATCTGACCGGCCCCTCAAATGTGGTGCGCGAAGCCCATGAGGGCATCACCCTTTGGCTGACCCGCCGCGAAATGTCCTGATCAAGTCATCGTCCCGCGCGTCCGCGACCGGCGGTCGCCGCGGCGACGCCCAGCAGGGCGGCCATTCCGCCACGTGTGCGCTTGTTGGTGACCAGGACGAGGCCCGCGCCGATGGCCAGGGCGAGCAGCACCGGCGAGCGTGACAAAGCGCCGACGACGTTCGAGGCCGCCGGCCGCACCGAAGCGGGCGCGCGCTCGACAAGGCCGTTGAGTTCGTTGGTCAGTCGATCCTTCAAACCCTTAGGCTGCGACGTCGGTGCGCTGGAAGAGGCCGGGGCGGAGGTCTGGTTGCGGTCGGGGAAGAGAGCGTTGAGCGGCATGTTGGTTCTCCGTGACCGACATCAACGCCGGCTTGGTCTGCTTTGATCCGAACCGTTTCGGCCGAGCCGATCATCTAATCATGCGGGTCGCCGTAGGTGACCCGGCCCGCTGCATGACAACCGCTCGCCGTCGCGATAGAGCTTGGTCGCAAGGGCATCCGGAGAGCGCATGCAGGAGATCGAACAGGTTGAGCGGTTGACCAGCGGCCGGGTGGTCGTGGTCGGCGATCTGATGCTCGATCACTATGTGTTCGGTCAGGTCGACCGTATTTCCGCTGAGGCGCCGGTGCCGGTGCTGCACGTGGGTGGCGAGCGCTGGACCCTGGGCGGCGCGGCGAACGTCGCCGCCAACATCATGGCGCTCGGCGGCCAGGCGGACCTGATCGGCATTGTTGGCGACGACGCCGATGGCGCGCGCCTCGAAGGTCTTCTCGACACGCCACATGGCGCCGTGGCCGCGCATCTCGTGACCGTCCCCGGTCGCCCGACCTCGCTGAAGACCCGCTATCTGTCTGGCCAGCAGCAGATGATCCGGGTCGATCGCGAAAGCGCCGAAGCCGCCGGCAAGAAGCAGGAAGACGCCCTGATCGGCGCCGTGGCCGGCGCCCTGCCGCATGGCGGGGTTCTGGTTCTGTCCGACTATGGCAAGGGCGTGCTGGGGGATCGCGTGCTGGCGGCCCTGTTTGAACTGGCTCGCGATCGATCGGCCACAACCATCGTCGATCCCAAGCGCCGCGATCTTTCGGCCTATCGAGGCGCCGATTTCATCACGCCCAATCGCAAGGAACTGAGCCTTTCCGTCGGCCTGCCCTGTGAAACGGACAAGGAAGCCGCCGCCGCCGCCCAGGCCGCCTTCGATGTCAGCGCCGCCGCGGTGCTGCTCACCCGCTCGGAAAAGGGCATGTCCCTGTTCCGGGACGGCGCCAAGCCGGTGCATCTGGCGACCATGGCCAAGTCGGTGTTCGACGTTTCTGGCGCGGGCGACACGGTGGTCGCCGCCGTGGCGCTTGGCCTGGCGTCGGGGCTCACCGCCGAGGCGGCCATGCGGTTGGCCAACGCCGCCGCCGGCGTGGTGGTGGCCAAGCAGGGCACGGCCGTAGCGACGCCGCGCGAACTGATCGACGAACTGCGAGGACCGGCCCAGCGCGCCGAGGGCGCCACGGGCCTGCTGCCGCTCAAGGGCCTTTGCGACCTGCGGGCCGACTGGTCACGCCAGGGGCTGACGGTCGGATTCACCAACGGCTGCTTCGACCTGGTCCACCCGGGGCATGTGTCATTGTTGCGCCAGGCGGCCGAGCAATGCGATCGTCTGATCGTGGCCTTGAATTCAGATGCTTCCGTTTCGCGGCTCAAGGGGCCGACCCGTCCGATCCAGGCGCTGGAGGCCCGCGCCCGCGTCATCGCCGCGATCAAGGGCGTCGATGCGGTGGTCGCCTTCGAGGACGACACGCCCCTGGCCCTGATCGAGGCGCTGCAGCCCGACGTCCTGGTCAAGGGCGCCGACTACACCGAGGACAAGGTGGTCGGCGGCGACGTGGTCAAGGCCAATGGTGGGCGGGTCTATCTCGCCAACCTTGTGGACGGCCAATCGACCACGGCCATAGCCGCCAGGGCGGCCAGCTGAGATGTTTGGCCGCGCTGGTCCCAAGGGAGCAGACGCAGCCGACGAACTCGCGGCGCTACGCGGCCGCATCGAAGCCTTGGAGCAGCGCGACAAGGCGGCGACGGATTTGCTTTTGCCCGGTCTATGGACGACGCTGGCGCGACTCTACGAGGGTGAGACTGGACAGGGGTCTCTCACCTGCCTGGCCTGCGCGCAGACCGCTTCTCCGGCCAGCTTTGGGGTGCGCGAAGATAGGTGTGTGTTTGGCGGCGGTCTTCTGAAGCGGTTCGAGTGTCCAGCCTGCGGCTGTGTCTTCGGACCGCAATGGTACCTCGACACGCCGTCCGAGGTCATCGACGCGGACTATCGCCAGCTCTACTTGAACTACCGCGAGGCCGACTCCACCGACGACGAGATCCGCGCGTTTCACCTGCTCGACCCCAAGCCGGAGGGCGTCTATCTGAACTGGGGCAGCGGCGCCTGGAGCCGTTCGGTGCAGACCCTGCGCGAACACGGCTGGGAGGTCTGGGGCTACGAGCCGCACGCGCAGACCGACAGTCCTTTCATCGTCCGCGACCGGGCGGAGATCAGCGCCCGCTTCGACGGGATATTTTCCAATAACGTCATCGAGCACTTCTTCGACCCCGCGGCCCAGTTCGCCGACTTCCATGACGTGCTGAAGCCGGGCGGCAGGATGGTCCACGCCTCGCCTTGCTACGCCTGGGCCTACGCCTATACGCGCTTTCACGTGTTCTTCCCGATGGGCGATGCGCCGGCGCGCCTGGCGGCGCGAACGGGCTATGCGCTGGACGGCCGGGTTGAAGACGGAGACTTTCGCGCCTGCCTGTTCCGGGCCATCTAGGCGCTCATGACGCAATCTACGCTTGGCGATCTTCGCCACCCCGCGCTCAAGGCGCTTCGTTCGCTGTGGCGGGCCGCACCCTTGCCGCCAGCCGCGCGTGGCGTGGCCGGGCGCACCGTGGCGGCGGTGATCGGCGCGCGGCATCGACGCTCGCGCCTTGAGGGCCTGGGCGTCGATCTGAAGCGCGGACCGATCGTGGTGTCGGGGTTCCACAACGAGGCGCTGGGCATTGGACGCGGCGGCCGTCTGACTGCGCAGGCTTTGGAGGACGCCGGCTATCAGGTGATCCGCCACGACGCCCGAGCGGCGATCCAGACCCCGGGGTTCGCCAATGTCGCCTTGCCGGGTGAAGGCGGGGTCTGGCTGCAGCATTGCAACGCGCCGGAAGCCATCGCCCTGTTCGACCGCGTGCGCCGCGAGGACCTCTTCGGCCGCTATCGTATCGGATACTGGGCCTGGGAGTTGCCGACGGCGCCCAAGGACTGGCTGCGGACGGCGCGTTTTTTCGACGAGATATGGACGCCGTCGCAGTTCACCGCCGACAGCTTGGCCGGCTGCGGCGTGCCGGTGCGGGCCATGCCTCATCCACTGCCGGACGTGACGGCCGATCCGGATCCCGCGCGGTTCGAATTCCTACCGGGGCGGATCAACTTCCTGGCCATGGCCGACCTGCGTTCCAGCGCGGCCCGCAAGAACCCGCTCGGCGCGGTGGAAGCCTTTCTGCGCGCCTTCCCGGAGCCACAGGCCAAGGCGGCGCTGACGCTCAAGCTGGTCCAGTCCCAGACTGACGCCGCGGCTATGCGCGCCCTGGGCGCAAGGATCTCGGGGCGTCCGGACATTCGACTGCTGGTCGAGGAATATGACGCTGACGACGTCCTGCGTCTCTTGGCCTCGGCTGACGTGGTCCTGTCGCTGCACCGGGCTGAAGGGTTCGGTCTGGTTCCGGCCGAGGCCCTGTCGCTGGGCCGGGCGGCCCTCGCCACCGGGTGGTCGGGAAACATGGAGTTCATGGCCGATCTGCCGGAGGCGCTTGTCCCCTACAGCCTCATCAAGGCGCAGGATTCCAGCGGTCGCTATCGTCGCCAAATGTGGGCTGATCCCGACCTGGACGCCGCCGCCGCCCAAATCCGTCTTCTGACAGAGGATGCAGCTCTGCGCGCGCATATCGGACGGAAGGGACGGGAGGCTGTGGCGACCTTGCGGCGCGCCTGGTCCCGAGATGCGCTGAAGGTGCTGCCGATCGATGGCTGCGCCGCACGAACCCGCGACTGATTTTCCAGCCAACGCACCCATTGCGACGAACGCCTTAAATTGGCGACGAACGGAATTGCGTTCTTACTGGAGTCAAACTTACTGGACACCTCAGCCAAGCTGACGCGTTTTGAGGTGCTTGAAATGGCCAATTTCGATTTTGGGGTGACCTTGACGGCGCTCCCGCTTTCCGCCGGATCGGTGGGTCTGCCGGTCGCCACGGCGGCCAACGCCCCGTTCGACATCTCCAAATTGGGCGCTTTCGCCAGCATCGTCGGCGAAACCGTCCTGCAGACCGGACAGCGCATGGTCGCGATCGATCTGGACGGCGACGGCGTCCAGAATGGGTTTGTGGTGCTTGGCTCCTACGGGGACATGCCCTTCCTGGCAGGCGAAACCCCGGCCGCGTGGGACGGCCACTTTATCGTGACGGCCGGCGAGGGCGTCCCGATCTCTTCGATCTTCTTCGGGGATTTCCCACTTCCCGACAGCCTGGAGCCGAGCCCCAACGCTTTCGATGCGGGCGGCTTGGCCGGGGTGTCCTGGATGGTAGACCTGCCCGCCGACGCCCTCACAGTCACCTCGGTGGGCGAGCCCATCGTGTTCACGGTGGCCGAGGGCGGTTCCTGGCTGTTCTGATCCAGTTGGAAGCTGGGAGAGCATGCTGGCCTCTCCCAGGCTCGCTGTCACAAACCTGATATTGCGTTATTACTGGATTTGTTGTTACTAGATCCTCGTAAGGCGCAGCTTGCGCCATGTGAGGAGTTTTGCATGTCGACATCCACGCCGGGCGGTGAAGGCCGTCTCCGCGCCACCGTCGGGACCGAAGGCGATGATCGCATCATCGTCGAGACTGGAACCATCGCCGTGGGCAATGGCGGCAAGGACGTGTTCGTCCTGACCTCGGCCGGCGCGAGCGGCGGGTCCGAGCGCCTGGGCGCGATCACCGACTATGTGGCTGGCGACGATGTCCTGGATCTGACCCAGCTGGGCGCCAAGGCTTCGATTCTGGGCGAGGGTAGGATGATCGACGGCTCGACCCGTCTGTCGATCGACTACGACGGCGACGGCCGCGAAGACGGCTATCTCTATGTCGGCGGCGCCGGCTTCATTCCGGCCGACGACAATTTCCAGTCGCCCATGCCGATCATCGACGGCGAGTTCCACATCTTGCCCTTCCCAATGCCGGGCGACGGCGAGGTGATCGGCGGGCCGGTCAATGACGGCGAGTTCCACATTCTCCCGTTCCCGATGCCTGGCGATGGCGTCGTCGAAGATGGTGAGATGCACATCCTGCCCTTCCCGATGCCCGGCGACGGTCCGTTCCCGGTGACGGTGGGCGAAGGCGAGTTCCACATCCTGCCGATCAACCTTCAGACGGTGCAACTCGGCCACGTCGTGATCGTCGGCCAGACCCTGACCCTGAACGACTTTGCTACCTTGATGGCGGCCTAATCCGATCGAAGGTTTGGTGAAGGGGCCGAAGCCGGTGCTGCTTTGGCCCCTTCATACTGTTCTTGCGGGGCGCCATGGAAGTCCGTGGCGCGTCGATGAAGCACGCCGTTTTATTGGCGGATTTGTAAATCGAGCAAGGGATTGCCGATGAGCAACAAAAGGCGATGTGACGCATAAAAACGCACGCCGAAGCCTAGCCTGTTAAGTAAATCCATAGGTAGTGTGTCGTGAATCACGCGCGAGCGGCGCGGTTAGTGGCGCACGGCATACCCTGGGGGCTTTAATGGCTGCGATAGTTTCAATCACCCGCGCAAGCGCGACGCCAACGTCCGACGACGCGCTGCTTTTCACTGTCACCTTCAACGCCCCGGTCCAGGGTGTTGACGCGGCGGATTTTGAACTTGCGGCCACGGCCACTGCGGCAGGCATTATTTCCGGCGTCAGCAGCAGCGATGGCGGCACCACTTGGCAGGTATCTGTCATCGGCGTTACGGGAACTGGCAACCTCGGGCTCAACCTGAAAGCCGCCAAAACGATCACCGATCTATCGAACGTGGCGATCGATGCAGGCGGTCTGGTCGGACAAGTCTACGCCCTGGACAACACGGGCCCCGCGGTAACGTCGGTCGCCGTCCCGGCGAACGCCACCTATCATACCGGTGAGAATCTCGACTTCACTGTGACGTTCGACCAAGCTTTCACGGTGACCGGCACGCCACGCATCGCGCTGACCGTCGGCACGTCCACGGTCTATGCGAACTATGTCAGCAGCGCCGGCAATACGGCGCTCTTCCGGTATACGGTGACTTCAGGAGCGGTTGATGCGAACGGGATTGAAGTCGGTGCCCTCAGCTTAAACGGGGGGACGATCAAGGATGGTCTTGGCAATAACGCCTTCCTGACGCTCAACGCTGTCGGCGTCACGACTGCGGTCCTCGTGGACGCTACCGATCCTACGGTTGCCTCGACGACAAGCCCTACGGCAAAAACCTACGTCGCAGGCGAGCATCTCGACTTCACAGTGAAGTTTAACGAAGTGGTGAATGTCACGGGGACGCCCTTCCTTGCCGTGACCATCGGCACGAGCGTAGTTCAGGCGACCTACCTTTCCGGCACCGGGACGGACACGGTCACGTTCCGCTACACGGTGCTCGCTGGAAACATAGACACCAATGGCATCTCGGTCGCCAGCGGCATCACCTTGAATGGCGGATCGATCAGAGATGGGCAGGGCAACCATGCCGTGGGTAGCGGTATTAGCTTCCCTGGCCTTGGTAGCGTTCTAGTCGATGCGGCTCCGCCTGCAGTGTCTTCAATCGAGCGGATCGGCCCGGAGATCACGAAGGCCGCCACCCAGCAGTTCACCGTCACCTTCTCAGAGAGCGTCACTGGCGTTGATCTAACGGATTTCACGCTCGCTACGACCGGTTCGGCCACGGGAACGCTCAGCTCAATTTCGGGCAGCGGCTCAACCTACACGGTGACTGTCACCGGTGTGTCAGGCGATGGCGCCTTGGGTCTGAACCTCAACGGTGCCGGTACTGCGATTGTCGACTCTACGAGTGCTCCGATCGGCGGGGGCTTCACCGGTCAAACCTTCGTAATTGACAACACAGCACCGACCACGCTGACCATCGGCGCGGTGGCGACAAACGACGTCATCAGCGCAGGCGAGACAACTGGGCTCAAGATCACCGGTACGGCAGAGGCTGAAACCACCGTACAATTGAGTTTTGGCGGTGTTGTTCGAACCCCGACGCTCACCGCGGGCAACTGGAGCTACGAGGTCACGGATGACGATCTGCGGGCGATGGGCTCGGGCGCAGAAACTCTGAGCGTCACCGCTACCGACAAGGCCGGCAACGTCAGCGCTGCGGTCACCCGCCCGATTTCTATCGATATCGGCGTGGTGCCTTCGGGTCCTGGGACGCCGACTACGCCTACGCCGGGAACCCCAGGCCCCAAACCGACCAGCATCGCCGATGTGGTCAAGCTAGCGCCCGCCGAAGCGACCAAGGCGGTCCTTGAAGCTGCGAGCATCATCCCAGATTCGAGCAAGGTTACCGCTGGGACGGGAACGGCGGCGACGGTCTATAAGAACGTCAGCGACGCCTTTAGCGCCTATTCGGCCGGTACGATTACGCTGGAGCAACTGGAAGTCCGCCTCGTGGACGCCACGCTGCCGACGACTGGCGTGGCCCACGACGCCTACAAGTTCTTCACCGGCTCAGCACCGACGCCGGCGGGCATGACCTATCTGATCGATTCGCCGACCAATACATCGGACCTGACGGACGCGTACTACGGCGTCTTCACCCTGGAGAATCGGTACATCAATTTCTCGGTCAACCTGGGCAAGCTGGGTGAAGGCCGTGCAGCTTTTGAGGCCAAGTACGGGACGATGACGTTCTCGCAGGCGGTCGAGAAAGCCTACGGTGATATCATTGGGTTCGCGAACGCCATCGGGGCAGGCGTCGATTTTGCGAAGTCACTTAGCTACATCGAATCCCAGCGCAGTTATTTCGAAGCATTGGGTGGCGACTCGCTTGGGGCCAAAGCCGCGATGGTGGGCTATGTCCTCAGCGTGGGAAGCACGTTCCATCTTGGCAACTACTATGCGGACCTGAAGGACTATGTCCTTGACGGCGTCGTAAGCAGCGCCGGCTCGCCGGCGGCAAGCTGGGACCTTATCTGATCTCATCTACGACTGAATTGAAGAACGGCCCGGAGACCTTTCCGGGCCGTTTTTCTTGTCTGCAGCGGCTCTAGCGCGCCGCCGCGAACAGTAGGGCCAGCTTGCTCGAAAGATCGCTGATGCTCGGGTGATCCCTATCCAGGCCCAGTTGAGAAAGCCGCCAGCCCATGCGTCCGCCCACGGCGAGCAGCGGCAGGGCGTCGATGGTGGCTTGAGCCGCGGCCTCCAGGCCTTCGGCGTAACGCTCTGGTCCCAGAGCGTCGAGCGCGTAGGCTCGCGCCTCTTCGCCCATCTTGCGTCGGCCCGCCGGATCGGCGGCGAGGCGTTCGAGCGCGGCGGTCAGTTGCGCGGGATCGACCTGCGGCTCAATCTTGCAGACCAGATCATCGGGCAGTTCGCCGTAGAAGCCGGCGTCGCAGACGATGGTCGGGCGGCCCGACAGCATGCCGTCGATCACCGAGCCCGAGGCGCCTTCCAGCACCGGACGGCGCAGGCAGGTGATGATGTCGGCGTCGGCCATGGCCGACTCGAAGGCGTCGTCATCCACCGCGCCTTCGATCGACAGGCCGGTAAAGCCGAGTTCTGCAGCCAGCGCGGTCAGCCGCTCGCGCTCTGACTCAAGGATCGCGCCCACCAGGCGATAGCGGACGGCGGCCTTCAAGGTCTCGGAGGCGGCGATCGCCTGGATCACCTCGGCGGCGCACTTGTTGGCATTCATCACGCCCAGGGTGACGACCACCAGCTCCCTGCACTTGCGGGCGGGCGCCGGGCCGCCGGGACGAGCGGGGCCGCACAGGGGGATCATCCCGACCGGGCCGGGACAGACGGCTTCCAGCCGGGGGCGATAGAAGTCGGCATGGGACAGGGCCCCCATGCATCGCCGGGCGACCCATTCGGTCATCGGGATCACCTGGGCGATTTGGCCCATGTCCAGTTCCCCAGAGCGCGCGGCGCGTGCGGTGTCCAGGGCCTCAGGGCCATACACGGCCTCGATCTCTCCGTCGTGTACCTTCCAGTCCAGCTTCTGATCGTACAGCCAGCCCGAGAACAGGTTGTAGATGTAGAAGTCGTGGAACACGCCCAGCGACGGCAGGTGCTCCAGCACCGGGAATATCCCACCATGGAACAGGTAGTTGTCGCCCACATTGACGATGGCCAGATCCACCTGCCGCGCCAGAACGGGCAGGTCCACCTTGCTCCAGTGCCGGCAGGGCAGGGTCGTGGGATGCAAAGGCGCGTCGGGATCATCGATGCTTTCGCTGCGGATGATCTGCACCTCGTGGCCGCGGGCGGCCAGCTGGTCGGCGACGGCGGCGTTCACCCGGCCGATGGCCGAGCGCTGCACGAAGGGGGTGACGATGGCGAGCTTCACGCCGCGCCCAACCGCTTGGCGGCGGCCCCGCCCGGTTTGACGAAGGCGATGTTCACCGACTCCACGTCCTTCAATCCCTTGGGATCGCAGGGATAGACCGCGCCGGTGGGCTCGGCGATGGCGTAGGCGGCGTAGCCCTTGGAGGTGAAGGCCTTGAACCAGGCGGCGGGTGTGATGCCGACCCGCTCCAGATGGCTCGGCCCATATTCGGCGATGATCGCCAGATCCTTGTTGGCCTTCAGCAGGCCGTCCATGCCGGCCAGCACGTCGAGCTCGGCGCCCTCCACGTCGATCTTCACGACATCGAGCCGGGTCTTCGGGCCGATGGCCTGATCGAGGGTGACGACCTTGACCTTCACCTTCTTGGCCGCCTTTTGCTCGTCGCCGGGCAGGGCGTAGAGGGAGGAGTGGCCAATGATCGGGCTGACATTGAAGGTCAGGGTCCCGGCCTCGCGGCCCACGGCGGTGTCGCGCAGATCCACCCAGGCCAGGCCGTTGGCCGCCGCCATCTTGGAGGCGAGGGTGCGGGGACCCAGCTCAGGCTCGAACGCCCAGACCTTGCCGGTGTGGCCGGTCGCCCGGGCGCAGACCAGGGTCAGCAGGCCCACATTGGCGCCGACGTCGGCGACGTTCATGCCGGGCGCGATCAGCTTCTTCAAAGCCCGCCGGGTGCCGGGCTCCAGCCCGCCGGTGGTGGCGTCGGCCAGCATGAGGGTGAACAGCGGCTGGTCGCGGGGCGCCATGACGTAGCCGTCGCCCAGGCGCACGGCGATGGTGTCGACGTCATAGTCGATCAGCGGCCGGGTCTTCAGCTCGATCTCGTCGAATCGGGGGCCGAACAGGCCGGCCAGCCCTTCGATGCGGGCGTCCATGTGCTGAACAAGGGCGGTCTGGCGGGTCGCCTGGGCCGAATCGAGGCCGCGATGAACAGTCAGCATGGAGGCCTGCATGGATCGCTCCAGCCGCTCCATCTGTTCCGACAGCTCGCTGATGCGGCCGTCCACGTGCCGCAGGTGATGCTCGACCGAGGCGTTCAGATAGCGGCGGGCGTAGTGGGCGACGGGACCAAACGCCTTTCCGATCAGGCGGCGCAGAGGGTTGCGACCGCCTGCGGGCGTTTCCGGTTCGGCGTGCTGCGGCCCCTCGCGGCGAGGGCCAACGGCGGGCGGGGCCTCATGGCGCTCCATGGCGTTGCGGATCGAGAGATCGAGTCGGGCGGGCCTCAAGGCGGTCTCCGTCGCAGAGTCTATAGAGCAGGATGCACGCGCCTAAACCCGCCCGTCCACGCGGTAAAGGCCGCAGAATCTCGCGCGGCCTATACGACACGTCCCTGCTCGCCGCAAAAGTGTGCGCTTGATGCAACACCCGCGATCTTCATTAAGTTTAACGAGAGGCTAACGCCGTTCGATGAGGCAGCGCCAAGCTTGTGAAAAATATAGAAAAACGGCCGGAACCAAGCGCTGGGCACATCGCTTATGTCGCCGTCCATGACTCGCTGAAAACCGAGCTTTCTCGGGGTGAAAGCGGCCATGTATGAAAAACGCTGTACAGAGGAAATTGCTTCCTCTATAGCACCTTTAGCCTGGCGTGGTTGATGCCGCTCCGGCGATTGCAATCTCCCCTGGAGGACATACCCAAATGGCGACCCTCGCCCAACTGACCACGGCTTACGCGACCATCACGCGCACCCAGCCGAACGCCGCCCAGACCATCATCCTGACCGATCTGGCCGCCCGCTCCACCACCGGCAACATCACCGACGCCCAAGCTTACGCCTACGTCATCAGCCAAGCGCAGTCGACGACGTCGGTCGCCGCTCTGTCGTACCAGTTCTTCACCGGCAAGACGCCGACGGCTGCTGGTTTCGACTTCCTGGTCAACAGCACGACCAACACCTCGGACCTGAACGACGCTTACTATCAAACGTTCAACCTCGAGAACCGCTACATCAACTTCTCGATCAACCTGGGCGTGAACGGCGAAGGCCGCACCGCGTTCTCGACGACCTACGGTTCGCTGTCCTTCGCTGACACCGTTCGCGTCGCCTACGAGAAGATCATCGGCACTGCCCAAGCTCAACAAGCCGGCATCAACGTGCAAGCCTCGATCGACAACATCATCGGTCGTCAGGCTTACTTCACGTCGCTCGCCGCTGCCGGCGCTCCGGCTGCCGACCGCGATCTGGCCACCAAGGCCGCTGTGATCGGCTACATCATGGCCGAAGCCACCAAGGCTAACGTTGGCGTGTATGTGTCGGCGCTGAACAACTTCTACACCGACGCTGTTGACGGCACCGCCAACTTCAATGTCGACCTGACCACCTCGTACGGCACGGGTTCGGGCGGCGCTGGCGATCCGGGCGTCCCCGGTGGCGTGACCATCAACTACGTCGCGGCTACTAACGTCAGCCTGACGCAAGCCGACACCGCCTTCCGCTCGACCGACAAGAACGACGTCGTTTCGGGCGCGGCGGTCAACGCTGGCGGCGCCACCATCGACACCGCTGGCGGCAACGACAG is a window of Caulobacter sp. NIBR2454 DNA encoding:
- a CDS encoding pirin family protein; translated protein: MIQLRPYSSLGGENHGWLDAKHHFSFAGYYDEARMNWGALRVWNDDTIAPHTGFPPHPHRDMEIITYVREGAITHEDSLGNKGRTEAGDVQVMSAGTGVRHSEYNREDVTTKIFQIWIIPTRSGEEPSWGAKPFPKADRSGGFVALASGRKDDVDALPIRADARVMGATLKAGETAEYVLGADRKGYLVPAVGVVEVEGVRVNARDGLAISDLESVKVTAIEDSEIVLVDSI
- the rfaE1 gene encoding D-glycero-beta-D-manno-heptose-7-phosphate kinase, which produces MQEIEQVERLTSGRVVVVGDLMLDHYVFGQVDRISAEAPVPVLHVGGERWTLGGAANVAANIMALGGQADLIGIVGDDADGARLEGLLDTPHGAVAAHLVTVPGRPTSLKTRYLSGQQQMIRVDRESAEAAGKKQEDALIGAVAGALPHGGVLVLSDYGKGVLGDRVLAALFELARDRSATTIVDPKRRDLSAYRGADFITPNRKELSLSVGLPCETDKEAAAAAQAAFDVSAAAVLLTRSEKGMSLFRDGAKPVHLATMAKSVFDVSGAGDTVVAAVALGLASGLTAEAAMRLANAAAGVVVAKQGTAVATPRELIDELRGPAQRAEGATGLLPLKGLCDLRADWSRQGLTVGFTNGCFDLVHPGHVSLLRQAAEQCDRLIVALNSDASVSRLKGPTRPIQALEARARVIAAIKGVDAVVAFEDDTPLALIEALQPDVLVKGADYTEDKVVGGDVVKANGGRVYLANLVDGQSTTAIAARAAS
- a CDS encoding class I SAM-dependent methyltransferase, coding for MFGRAGPKGADAADELAALRGRIEALEQRDKAATDLLLPGLWTTLARLYEGETGQGSLTCLACAQTASPASFGVREDRCVFGGGLLKRFECPACGCVFGPQWYLDTPSEVIDADYRQLYLNYREADSTDDEIRAFHLLDPKPEGVYLNWGSGAWSRSVQTLREHGWEVWGYEPHAQTDSPFIVRDRAEISARFDGIFSNNVIEHFFDPAAQFADFHDVLKPGGRMVHASPCYAWAYAYTRFHVFFPMGDAPARLAARTGYALDGRVEDGDFRACLFRAI
- a CDS encoding glycosyltransferase; translated protein: MTQSTLGDLRHPALKALRSLWRAAPLPPAARGVAGRTVAAVIGARHRRSRLEGLGVDLKRGPIVVSGFHNEALGIGRGGRLTAQALEDAGYQVIRHDARAAIQTPGFANVALPGEGGVWLQHCNAPEAIALFDRVRREDLFGRYRIGYWAWELPTAPKDWLRTARFFDEIWTPSQFTADSLAGCGVPVRAMPHPLPDVTADPDPARFEFLPGRINFLAMADLRSSAARKNPLGAVEAFLRAFPEPQAKAALTLKLVQSQTDAAAMRALGARISGRPDIRLLVEEYDADDVLRLLASADVVLSLHRAEGFGLVPAEALSLGRAALATGWSGNMEFMADLPEALVPYSLIKAQDSSGRYRRQMWADPDLDAAAAQIRLLTEDAALRAHIGRKGREAVATLRRAWSRDALKVLPIDGCAARTRD
- a CDS encoding M10 family metallopeptidase C-terminal domain-containing protein produces the protein MSTSTPGGEGRLRATVGTEGDDRIIVETGTIAVGNGGKDVFVLTSAGASGGSERLGAITDYVAGDDVLDLTQLGAKASILGEGRMIDGSTRLSIDYDGDGREDGYLYVGGAGFIPADDNFQSPMPIIDGEFHILPFPMPGDGEVIGGPVNDGEFHILPFPMPGDGVVEDGEMHILPFPMPGDGPFPVTVGEGEFHILPINLQTVQLGHVVIVGQTLTLNDFATLMAA
- a CDS encoding glycosyltransferase family 4 protein; the protein is MKLAIVTPFVQRSAIGRVNAAVADQLAARGHEVQIIRSESIDDPDAPLHPTTLPCRHWSKVDLPVLARQVDLAIVNVGDNYLFHGGIFPVLEHLPSLGVFHDFYIYNLFSGWLYDQKLDWKVHDGEIEAVYGPEALDTARAARSGELDMGQIAQVIPMTEWVARRCMGALSHADFYRPRLEAVCPGPVGMIPLCGPARPGGPAPARKCRELVVVTLGVMNANKCAAEVIQAIAASETLKAAVRYRLVGAILESERERLTALAAELGFTGLSIEGAVDDDAFESAMADADIITCLRRPVLEGASGSVIDGMLSGRPTIVCDAGFYGELPDDLVCKIEPQVDPAQLTAALERLAADPAGRRKMGEEARAYALDALGPERYAEGLEAAAQATIDALPLLAVGGRMGWRLSQLGLDRDHPSISDLSSKLALLFAAAR
- a CDS encoding FkbM family methyltransferase, which translates into the protein MRPARLDLSIRNAMERHEAPPAVGPRREGPQHAEPETPAGGRNPLRRLIGKAFGPVAHYARRYLNASVEHHLRHVDGRISELSEQMERLERSMQASMLTVHRGLDSAQATRQTALVQHMDARIEGLAGLFGPRFDEIELKTRPLIDYDVDTIAVRLGDGYVMAPRDQPLFTLMLADATTGGLEPGTRRALKKLIAPGMNVADVGANVGLLTLVCARATGHTGKVWAFEPELGPRTLASKMAAANGLAWVDLRDTAVGREAGTLTFNVSPIIGHSSLYALPGDEQKAAKKVKVKVVTLDQAIGPKTRLDVVKIDVEGAELDVLAGMDGLLKANKDLAIIAEYGPSHLERVGITPAAWFKAFTSKGYAAYAIAEPTGAVYPCDPKGLKDVESVNIAFVKPGGAAAKRLGAA